Proteins from a genomic interval of Vicinamibacteria bacterium:
- a CDS encoding SpoIIE family protein phosphatase, with translation MASDASGSAAATAFPPGVAPSFLSIHAVRIFVRDLDRSLHFYVGQLGFRLVIDARLQSGERWVAVSPPDGTAILALVAPQPRSLEHKLIGRATHVVLITGDVAARFQEWSRKGVRFMSTPRLRRIKYEPAPAGAASSPRLLGEKTPVWGGVFARFRDIDGNTFSLVSFDEVTHTVETERRAAADKLETERRAVHELGIARQVQARLFPQSRPALASLDYAGACLPAQAVGGDYYDFLSLGPDRLGLVIGDVMGKGMAAALLMANLQANLRSQVAFALDEPRRLLETVNLLFCENSPESSFASLFYGDYHDRTGALRYVNCGHVCALVLRRDGTLDRLQATSTVLGLFRQWECSVGECRLEPDDLLALYTDGVTEAFDDTGEEFGEQRLVDALRRHGARPPESLLASLVEEVHSFSPHEQQDDLTLIVARRRSASRPGVA, from the coding sequence ATGGCCAGCGACGCGTCCGGCTCGGCGGCAGCTACTGCGTTCCCTCCGGGGGTCGCCCCGTCCTTCCTCAGCATCCACGCGGTGCGCATCTTCGTGCGCGACCTCGACCGGAGCCTCCATTTCTACGTCGGTCAGCTCGGTTTCCGGCTCGTCATCGACGCCCGCCTCCAGTCCGGTGAGCGCTGGGTCGCGGTCTCCCCGCCCGACGGCACCGCCATCCTCGCCCTGGTCGCCCCCCAACCCCGTTCCCTTGAGCACAAGCTCATTGGCCGCGCCACGCATGTCGTGCTCATCACGGGAGACGTGGCTGCACGGTTCCAGGAGTGGTCGCGGAAGGGCGTCCGCTTCATGAGCACCCCGCGGCTCCGGCGGATCAAGTACGAACCCGCTCCGGCCGGGGCAGCTTCGTCGCCCCGGCTGCTCGGTGAGAAGACGCCTGTCTGGGGCGGCGTCTTCGCCCGCTTCCGTGACATCGACGGGAATACTTTCTCCCTCGTCAGCTTCGACGAGGTCACTCATACCGTGGAGACTGAGCGCCGGGCCGCCGCCGACAAGCTCGAAACCGAGCGCCGCGCCGTCCACGAGCTCGGGATCGCCCGGCAGGTGCAAGCCCGGCTCTTCCCCCAGTCCAGGCCCGCCCTGGCGTCACTCGACTACGCGGGGGCTTGCCTTCCCGCGCAGGCGGTGGGCGGCGACTACTACGACTTCCTGAGCCTGGGCCCGGACCGCCTGGGCCTCGTCATCGGGGACGTGATGGGGAAGGGGATGGCCGCCGCCCTCCTCATGGCAAACCTCCAGGCCAACCTCCGCAGCCAAGTCGCGTTCGCCCTCGACGAGCCGCGGCGCCTCCTGGAGACCGTCAACCTCCTCTTCTGCGAGAACTCGCCCGAGAGCTCGTTCGCGAGCCTCTTCTACGGCGACTACCACGACCGCACGGGCGCGCTCCGCTACGTCAACTGCGGCCACGTCTGCGCGCTTGTCCTGCGTCGTGACGGGACCCTGGACCGGCTACAGGCCACCTCGACCGTCCTAGGGCTCTTCCGGCAGTGGGAGTGCTCGGTGGGGGAGTGCCGTCTCGAGCCCGACGACCTCCTCGCCCTCTACACCGACGGGGTCACGGAAGCATTCGACGACACCGGGGAGGAGTTCGGCGAGCAGCGTCTCGTGGACGCCCTCCGCCGGCACGGCGCCCGCCCGCCCGAGTCCCTCCTGGCGTCGCTCGTGGAGGAGGTCCACTCCTTCAGCCCCCACGAGCAGCAAGACGACCTCACGCTCATCGTGGCCCGACGCCGAAGCGCTTCGCGGCCGGGTGTCGCCTAG